From the genome of Parazoarcus communis, one region includes:
- a CDS encoding mechanosensitive ion channel family protein has translation MNELNIPDPQSLEAWLDGRIGPWMGSLVAAALALTLALATHSLIYVALARFVRGSTVGEAFVRGTRMPMRWAMLALGALLGLEGLPAELPGVGPAHQLLVLLTIGALTWTALRAVHGVGTGVLDGYRDSDIADEYQARRVRTQTRVLTRIAGFLAVTVGTAAMLMTFPAVRQIGASMLASAGVAGLVVGFAARPVLANLLAGLQIALTQPIRIGDVVIVEKEWGWIEQIFSTYVVVRVWDERRLVVPLNYFIENPFQNWTRDSSQLIGSVHWWVDYRMPLAPLRTELERLCKLAPEWDSRIQVLQVVDASDRAVQLRALVSAPDAAKAWDLRCRIREGMLDFIQREYPQFLPQIRAEPAADRTAAAFDAV, from the coding sequence ATGAACGAACTCAACATTCCCGACCCACAATCACTCGAAGCCTGGCTCGACGGCCGCATCGGTCCCTGGATGGGTAGCCTGGTCGCGGCGGCCCTGGCGCTGACCCTCGCGCTGGCGACCCACAGCCTGATCTACGTTGCGCTGGCCCGATTCGTCCGTGGCAGCACGGTGGGCGAAGCCTTCGTGCGGGGGACACGCATGCCGATGCGCTGGGCCATGCTCGCGCTCGGCGCCCTGCTCGGGCTTGAAGGCCTGCCGGCCGAACTCCCCGGCGTGGGCCCGGCGCACCAACTTCTGGTGCTCCTTACCATCGGCGCACTCACCTGGACCGCGCTACGTGCGGTGCACGGCGTGGGAACGGGCGTGCTCGACGGCTATCGCGACAGCGACATCGCGGACGAGTACCAGGCCCGCCGCGTGCGCACCCAGACGCGGGTACTGACCCGTATCGCCGGCTTCCTCGCGGTCACGGTCGGTACCGCGGCCATGCTGATGACTTTTCCCGCGGTCCGCCAGATCGGCGCCAGCATGCTGGCCTCGGCCGGCGTCGCCGGACTGGTGGTCGGTTTCGCCGCGCGCCCGGTGCTCGCCAACCTGCTCGCCGGCCTGCAGATCGCGCTGACCCAGCCGATCCGCATCGGCGACGTGGTAATCGTGGAAAAGGAGTGGGGCTGGATCGAGCAGATCTTCAGTACCTACGTGGTGGTGCGGGTGTGGGACGAGCGCCGCCTGGTGGTGCCGCTCAACTATTTCATCGAAAACCCGTTTCAGAACTGGACCCGTGACAGCTCGCAACTGATCGGCTCAGTCCATTGGTGGGTGGACTACCGCATGCCGCTCGCGCCCCTGCGCACCGAACTCGAACGCCTGTGCAAGCTCGCCCCGGAGTGGGACAGCCGGATACAGGTCCTGCAGGTGGTGGACGCGAGCGACCGCGCGGTACAGTTGCGTGCCCTGGTGAGCGCACCGGATGCGGCCAAGGCATGGGATCTGCGCTGCCGCATCCGCGAAGGGATGCTCGACTTCATTCAGCGCGAGTATCCCCAGTTCCTGCCGCAGATCCGCGCCGAGCCGGCGGCCGACAGAACGGCGGCCGCCTTCGATGCCGTTTGA
- a CDS encoding LysR family transcriptional regulator — protein MSKPDLNLLVTLDVLLAEGSVARAARRLRLSPSAMSRALARLRTVTGDPLLVRAGRGLVPTPRAVELRERARQLVHDAEAVLRPVEKLDLGRLVRTFTLRTSEGFAETFGPALIARVRDEAPGVCLRFVHKPDKDGRALRDGFVDLETGVVGKSAAPELRVQALFRDRFIGVVRAGHTLSQGELTPLRYASAAHILVSRQGLDKGPIDEALTELGLEREIVTIVSGFSTALALARASDLVASVPERHTGGLRSGMFSFPLPVPLPEISVSMLWHPRLDAEPAHRWLRARVRDVCAALR, from the coding sequence ATGTCGAAACCCGATCTGAATCTGCTTGTCACCCTCGACGTCCTGCTGGCCGAGGGCAGCGTGGCGAGGGCTGCAAGGCGACTGAGGCTGAGCCCGTCCGCGATGAGCAGGGCGCTGGCGCGGTTGCGCACGGTGACGGGCGATCCACTGCTGGTCCGAGCGGGGCGGGGTCTCGTCCCAACGCCGCGGGCGGTCGAACTGCGCGAGCGCGCCCGACAACTCGTGCACGATGCCGAGGCTGTGCTGCGCCCGGTCGAAAAACTCGATCTCGGGCGCCTGGTCAGAACCTTCACGCTGCGGACAAGTGAAGGTTTTGCAGAGACGTTTGGCCCGGCGCTAATCGCGCGCGTCCGGGACGAGGCGCCCGGAGTGTGCCTGCGCTTCGTGCACAAGCCCGACAAGGATGGCAGGGCCCTTCGCGACGGATTCGTCGATCTTGAAACTGGCGTGGTCGGAAAATCGGCGGCACCGGAGCTGCGTGTGCAGGCCTTGTTCAGGGACCGTTTCATCGGCGTGGTGCGTGCGGGGCACACGCTGAGCCAGGGTGAGCTCACACCGCTGCGCTATGCGAGCGCCGCGCATATTCTTGTTTCGAGACAGGGGCTCGACAAGGGGCCGATCGATGAGGCGCTGACGGAACTTGGCCTCGAACGAGAGATTGTCACGATTGTCAGCGGCTTTTCCACTGCGCTGGCCCTGGCACGGGCTTCGGATCTGGTTGCCAGTGTCCCCGAACGCCATACCGGTGGCCTGCGCAGCGGTATGTTCAGTTTTCCCTTGCCCGTTCCGCTGCCGGAAATTTCGGTTTCAATGCTGTGGCACCCACGGCTGGATGCCGAGCCGGCACATCGGTGGTTACGTGCCCGTGTCAGGGATGTCTGTGCGGCGCTGCGCTGA
- a CDS encoding aspartate kinase yields MSAFGDVLRHIMLYDKARIYGRIYVVSAYSGVTNQLLEHKKTGEPGIYALFAERKDYHGALSNLAQSLKKLNAGFADLGLPLDVADAFVDTRIGEARKYLDAMHHVLASGYLSRENVLLAAREVLASIGESHSAFNAVEMLKAAGVNAILLDLAGFHDDEALTIDQRISNSFKDLDLANNVVVATGYTKGIEGIMREFDRGYSEVTFSKIAVEVRPAEAVIHKEFHLSSADPNIVGLENAVIVGATNYDVADQLADVGMEAIHPKASKPMERAGIPIRLKNTFEPEHPGTLITKDYVGERARVEIVTGSDKVTLVEIHDPSMVGTVGFDLGILEIFRRHDVSYILKATNANSIAHLLWENSVTPALIDELETTYQVVTIKPSAIVCTIGSNISIPGVLARAAQALAEAEVNVNCVSQTLRQVNMQFIVEREDYKKSIIALNHSLCVNSGTPVPVA; encoded by the coding sequence ATGTCGGCATTCGGAGATGTGCTGCGGCACATCATGTTGTACGACAAGGCGCGCATTTATGGCCGTATCTATGTGGTGTCGGCCTATTCGGGTGTGACCAACCAGTTGCTCGAGCACAAGAAGACGGGCGAGCCCGGCATTTATGCGCTGTTTGCAGAGCGCAAGGACTACCACGGTGCGCTGAGCAACCTGGCCCAGAGCCTGAAGAAGCTCAACGCAGGCTTTGCCGACCTTGGCCTGCCCCTGGATGTGGCCGATGCCTTCGTTGATACGCGCATTGGCGAAGCCAGGAAATACCTCGACGCCATGCATCACGTGCTGGCCAGTGGTTACCTGAGCCGCGAGAACGTGCTGCTGGCGGCACGCGAGGTGCTGGCATCGATCGGCGAATCGCACAGCGCATTCAATGCGGTCGAGATGCTCAAGGCTGCCGGGGTGAATGCGATCCTGCTCGACCTCGCAGGTTTTCATGATGACGAAGCCCTGACCATCGATCAGCGCATCAGCAACAGCTTCAAGGACCTTGATCTGGCGAACAACGTGGTGGTGGCCACCGGCTACACCAAGGGGATCGAGGGCATCATGCGCGAGTTCGACCGCGGATACTCCGAAGTCACGTTCAGCAAGATCGCAGTGGAAGTGAGACCGGCCGAGGCCGTGATCCACAAGGAGTTTCACCTGTCCTCCGCCGACCCCAACATCGTCGGCCTGGAGAACGCAGTGATCGTGGGCGCCACCAACTACGACGTGGCCGACCAGCTGGCCGATGTCGGCATGGAGGCCATTCATCCCAAGGCGTCCAAGCCGATGGAACGGGCCGGCATTCCGATCCGCCTGAAGAACACCTTCGAGCCCGAGCATCCCGGCACCCTGATCACCAAGGACTACGTCGGTGAGCGCGCCCGCGTGGAGATCGTGACCGGGAGCGACAAGGTGACGCTGGTCGAGATCCATGACCCGAGCATGGTCGGCACGGTAGGTTTCGATCTCGGCATCCTGGAGATCTTCCGTCGTCACGACGTGTCCTACATCCTCAAGGCCACCAACGCCAATTCGATCGCCCATCTGCTGTGGGAGAACTCGGTCACGCCGGCGCTGATCGACGAGCTGGAGACCACGTACCAGGTGGTCACCATCAAGCCGAGCGCCATCGTGTGCACCATCGGCTCGAACATCAGCATCCCCGGCGTTCTCGCCCGCGCGGCACAGGCGCTGGCTGAAGCCGAGGTGAACGTGAACTGCGTGTCGCAGACCCTGCGTCAGGTGAACATGCAGTTCATCGTCGAGCGCGAGGACTACAAGAAGTCGATCATCGCGCTGAACCACTCGCTGTGCGTCAATTCCGGCACACCGGTGCCGGTGGCGTAA
- a CDS encoding inorganic diphosphatase has translation MIIEIPRGSFIKRGSAGQLDFISPLPCPFNYGSVPDLLGLEGDLLDALVLGPRLAQGTRVRVKAWGAVTLTDRGMQDDKLVCSVQPPSASTRDFILRFFHRYAKCKGLLNFFRRQPGRNACEGWCEAGVALRRARPKPGTWKGAPVDF, from the coding sequence GTGATAATCGAAATTCCGCGGGGCAGTTTCATCAAGCGCGGATCGGCCGGGCAGCTCGACTTCATCTCTCCGCTGCCATGTCCCTTCAACTACGGCTCGGTGCCAGACCTGCTGGGCCTTGAGGGCGATCTGCTCGATGCGCTGGTGCTGGGGCCGAGGCTTGCGCAAGGCACACGCGTGCGGGTCAAGGCCTGGGGCGCAGTGACCCTGACCGACAGGGGGATGCAGGATGACAAGCTCGTCTGCAGCGTACAGCCTCCAAGCGCATCGACACGCGACTTCATCCTGCGTTTCTTTCACCGCTACGCGAAGTGCAAGGGACTGCTGAACTTCTTCCGTCGGCAGCCCGGGCGCAACGCCTGCGAGGGCTGGTGCGAGGCTGGCGTTGCCCTTCGTCGCGCGCGGCCGAAACCCGGTACATGGAAAGGGGCGCCGGTCGACTTCTGA
- a CDS encoding MFS transporter produces the protein MKTIETERVSSIADPTKGAIPLRGALVSLSLSVLLSSLGTSIANVALPNLAEAFNASFPAVQWIVLSYLLAITTLIVSVGRLGDLIGRKRLLLVGIALFTVASGLCGMASSLPTLIAARGLQGLGAAIMMALAMAIVGEIAPKARTGSVIGLLGTMSAIGTALGPSLGGLLINGYGWPAIFLINLPLGIVALVLTDRYLPRELARTGAGRPTFDVIGTLLLALALAAYALAMTTGRGGFGLQTLGLLLIAATGICLFVRVESKTAFPLLQLELFRSRSLSSSLATSAIVSTVMMSTLVVGPFYLARALGLGAASVGLVMSVGPLVAALTAAPAGRIADRFGAQGVSSLGLIGMASGSLALSIVPFTLGIPGYITPLVVITASYALFQTANNTSVMKDAGPNQRGVVSAVLNLARNLGLITGASVMGAVFALASGSADITTASPASVALGMRLTFAVAALLLAAALAIAYRSVPRQPEVASQPASSRGR, from the coding sequence ATGAAAACAATCGAAACTGAACGCGTTTCTTCCATTGCGGACCCGACGAAAGGCGCAATCCCGCTCCGTGGCGCGCTCGTCAGTCTGTCGCTATCGGTATTGCTGTCCTCACTTGGCACCAGCATCGCCAACGTTGCCTTGCCGAACCTCGCGGAAGCGTTCAATGCGTCATTTCCGGCGGTGCAATGGATCGTCCTCTCCTACCTCCTCGCCATCACGACCCTGATCGTGAGCGTCGGCAGGCTCGGCGACCTCATTGGCCGCAAACGGCTGCTACTGGTCGGAATCGCGCTGTTTACCGTCGCCTCAGGCCTGTGCGGCATGGCGTCCTCGCTGCCGACGCTGATCGCTGCCCGCGGGCTTCAGGGCCTTGGCGCCGCCATCATGATGGCCCTTGCCATGGCCATCGTCGGAGAGATCGCGCCGAAGGCCAGAACCGGCAGCGTGATTGGCCTGCTCGGAACGATGTCAGCAATCGGCACCGCACTCGGGCCATCGCTCGGTGGCCTGTTGATCAACGGCTACGGCTGGCCGGCAATCTTTCTCATCAACCTGCCGCTGGGCATTGTGGCGCTCGTACTCACCGATCGCTACCTGCCACGGGAACTCGCACGCACCGGTGCCGGGCGCCCCACTTTCGACGTGATCGGCACGCTGCTGCTCGCGCTGGCACTCGCGGCCTACGCGCTGGCAATGACAACAGGCCGCGGCGGTTTCGGCCTGCAGACACTGGGTCTGTTGCTGATCGCAGCGACCGGGATCTGCTTGTTCGTGCGTGTCGAATCAAAGACCGCATTCCCGCTGCTTCAGCTTGAGCTCTTCCGCAGCCGGAGCCTCAGCAGCAGCCTCGCCACGAGTGCAATCGTATCGACGGTCATGATGTCGACACTGGTTGTCGGGCCGTTCTATCTGGCACGCGCACTCGGACTCGGGGCGGCATCCGTTGGACTGGTCATGTCGGTTGGCCCGCTCGTTGCCGCACTGACCGCCGCGCCTGCCGGGCGCATCGCCGACCGCTTTGGCGCGCAAGGCGTTTCCAGCCTCGGACTGATCGGCATGGCAAGCGGATCGCTTGCGCTATCCATCGTCCCCTTCACACTCGGCATCCCCGGCTACATCACGCCTCTTGTGGTGATCACCGCAAGTTATGCCTTGTTCCAGACGGCCAACAACACCTCGGTGATGAAGGATGCCGGCCCGAACCAGCGCGGCGTGGTGTCCGCCGTGCTCAATCTGGCGCGGAATCTCGGCCTCATCACTGGCGCGTCGGTAATGGGTGCGGTGTTCGCGCTGGCCTCCGGAAGCGCCGACATCACGACCGCATCTCCCGCATCCGTTGCGCTCGGCATGCGGCTCACCTTCGCAGTCGCAGCGCTCCTTCTCGCAGCCGCACTTGCGATTGCATACCGCAGCGTGCCACGCCAACCGGAAGTCGCCTCTCAGCCAGCCAGTTCCCGGGGACGCTGA
- a CDS encoding Ldh family oxidoreductase, whose product MSTSTSKTLLPFSEIEALLARIFVRHGTSDDVAKVLAANCASAQRDGSDSHGVFRIPGYLSTLASGWVDGKAVPRVEDVAPGYVAVDAGNGFAQPALEAARPLLLEKVRHNGIALLAIRNSHHFAALWPDVEPFAQDGLVALAFVNSMACVVPHGGHKPLFGTNPIAFAAPRAGADPLVFDLATSAIAHGDVQIAAREGHTLPEGYGVDRNGEPTRDPAAILDGGALLPFGGYKGSALSMMVELLAAALTGGNFSFDFDWSQHPGAKTPWTGELLIVIDPSKGAGSNFAQRTEILVREMQDAGQTRQPGDRRYRQRAESARVGIAIDTCELEKLRALAGEG is encoded by the coding sequence ATGAGCACATCGACCAGCAAGACCCTTCTCCCTTTCTCCGAGATCGAAGCCCTCCTTGCACGGATCTTCGTGCGTCACGGCACCTCGGACGACGTGGCAAAGGTGCTGGCGGCAAACTGCGCCAGTGCGCAACGCGACGGATCTGACAGCCACGGCGTCTTCCGGATTCCGGGCTACCTCTCAACGCTGGCCAGTGGCTGGGTCGATGGCAAGGCGGTTCCGCGGGTGGAAGATGTCGCACCCGGCTATGTGGCCGTGGATGCCGGCAATGGCTTCGCCCAGCCCGCGCTGGAGGCCGCCCGCCCGCTACTGCTGGAGAAAGTCCGGCACAACGGCATCGCGCTGCTCGCGATCCGCAACTCCCACCATTTCGCGGCCCTGTGGCCGGACGTCGAACCCTTCGCACAGGACGGGCTGGTCGCCCTGGCCTTCGTCAACAGCATGGCCTGCGTCGTGCCGCATGGCGGCCACAAGCCGCTGTTCGGCACCAACCCGATCGCCTTCGCCGCGCCTCGCGCGGGTGCCGATCCGCTGGTGTTCGACCTCGCCACCAGCGCCATTGCCCACGGCGACGTGCAGATTGCCGCACGCGAAGGTCACACCCTGCCCGAAGGCTATGGCGTGGACCGCAACGGCGAGCCGACCCGGGACCCCGCCGCGATTCTCGACGGTGGCGCACTGCTGCCATTCGGCGGCTACAAGGGCTCGGCGCTGTCGATGATGGTCGAACTGCTCGCGGCAGCACTGACGGGCGGCAATTTCTCCTTCGATTTCGACTGGTCGCAGCATCCGGGTGCGAAAACACCGTGGACCGGCGAACTGCTGATCGTGATCGATCCGTCAAAGGGTGCCGGCAGCAATTTCGCCCAGCGCACGGAGATCCTCGTCAGGGAAATGCAGGACGCAGGCCAGACCCGCCAGCCGGGCGATCGCCGCTATCGCCAGCGCGCCGAATCCGCGCGCGTCGGCATTGCGATCGATACCTGCGAACTGGAGAAGCTGCGCGCGCTGGCCGGCGAAGGCTGA
- a CDS encoding PIN domain-containing protein, producing MAGSARYTVILDACVLYPAPLRDVLLSLASAGLFHARWSERIQDEWVRNLLLQRPDLKLEDLQRTRTLMSSAIPDCLVTGWEPIEQIITGLPDPNDRHVLAAALRGHADAIVTFNLKDFPAEVMDAVQVEIQHPDDFLLNQLDLAPFPALKAIKAMRARLRKPPIEAAELVTMLEKLQLPLSAARLREVSELI from the coding sequence ATGGCAGGGTCGGCACGCTACACGGTGATTCTGGACGCTTGCGTGCTGTACCCAGCGCCTTTGCGCGACGTGCTCTTGAGCCTTGCCAGTGCGGGGCTGTTCCATGCGCGCTGGTCTGAGCGGATTCAGGATGAGTGGGTTCGCAACCTCTTGCTGCAACGGCCGGATCTGAAGCTGGAGGATCTGCAGCGCACCCGTACATTGATGAGCAGTGCCATTCCAGATTGCCTCGTGACGGGGTGGGAGCCCATCGAGCAGATCATTACGGGACTTCCAGACCCGAATGATCGTCATGTCCTTGCAGCCGCACTTCGCGGCCATGCCGACGCAATCGTGACATTCAATCTGAAAGACTTTCCGGCTGAAGTCATGGATGCGGTGCAGGTTGAGATTCAACACCCAGACGATTTCCTGCTTAATCAACTCGATCTGGCGCCATTTCCGGCACTCAAAGCCATCAAGGCCATGCGTGCCAGACTGCGCAAACCGCCCATTGAAGCAGCAGAACTGGTGACGATGCTTGAAAAACTTCAGCTTCCGCTAAGCGCGGCCAGACTGCGTGAGGTCAGTGAGCTGATCTGA
- a CDS encoding helix-turn-helix domain-containing protein, with product MANAQAAIDTVLDEHDAALAQAAQRCLMAALDHSRADTIRLIAKGEDQAEAVVELPPKVLRFMADLLGVMAQRQPVAVLPQKLELSTQEVANMLNVSRPYVVKEIEAGHLPCRKVGRHRRVLFEDMIAYQQKSRSESDAALQALADQAQELGLGY from the coding sequence ATGGCAAACGCGCAAGCAGCCATCGACACCGTGCTGGATGAGCACGATGCGGCACTGGCGCAAGCCGCTCAACGTTGCTTGATGGCAGCGTTGGATCATTCGCGGGCGGACACCATACGGCTGATCGCAAAGGGTGAAGACCAGGCTGAGGCGGTCGTAGAGCTACCCCCAAAGGTGTTGCGCTTCATGGCCGATCTGCTCGGGGTCATGGCACAGCGTCAGCCTGTAGCCGTGCTGCCGCAGAAACTTGAACTCTCCACTCAGGAAGTGGCAAACATGCTGAATGTGTCGCGTCCGTACGTGGTCAAGGAGATCGAGGCAGGACACCTGCCTTGCCGTAAGGTTGGTCGCCATCGGCGTGTCCTGTTCGAGGACATGATTGCTTATCAGCAGAAATCTCGCTCTGAATCGGATGCGGCGTTGCAGGCCTTGGCCGATCAGGCTCAAGAGCTGGGCCTGGGGTACTGA